Proteins from a single region of Sulfurimonas hongkongensis:
- a CDS encoding calcium-binding protein: protein MSLDLNSTSIEYKDKKVIIKSIPKDGENISVFMRPGDEVVFDIEGFDSDALEYILVGGDIVVSFANEGVLTFPSLGLMGFSSNPPQFSLGGNKSISVDNILSKIQEINELPITSVDASFTVTTSNKDEDEVPLYNQEDRVDEADNGSGTGQAQVIVIPQTQSFSDTQSKRENFTHTEQNDAISNFTSNLESTSRSTPPQSAYTNPYSRYTRPNDFDAYKPDEEMIPKPDEEMIPKPDEEMIPKPDEEMIPKPDEEMMPENDFTDYFPENDFDGYGDGDGDGEGEGVPNFGFKATAHQVRYSETTNDEGQVEILGGGGSVLGYENASITNQFEPETIDMSARSEDMVIRAEDFTYFSDTPSSLTGINNITFKDLSKGQSVTVDGLKLTATDEISAAEIATAFASLSAGATTGNVVTNGDWSGALSTGWSSDPLLLNTVTFTSQTPTEDVIDLTVSDSQEATAPTLVTVLDKQGNETTTETYTITFKDLVAGQSVTIDGLTLTATDNISAAEVAAAFASIDASGTGNSIAGGFWDGALSADWASGVAVAANSAVTFKSTEENSDISAFEANSAGLTIDAPDDLEIVATQGVDETTTESYDITFQDLIAGQSVTIDGLTLTATDAISAADVAAAFESLVAGATEGNVVAGTWDGELSAEWASSEATDATVTFTSQTEKTDVQDLVTTSKGSTINTAQEIEVTSSQDKEDAYLSRVLRFEPQMPEGFYVDSFSIEGLPTGVTILDKDANEITGSNITRDNMLFKNELGEVIEYDSVDFLTSFKSLEFTIKYPNDISDPFNASITANYKVDEAYAHSVTEPEESYTNEYTFALKDITSASDYTYNKSDFKNGLDEGFILSKEPNYNIIKDGSGDSTIYGGTVRDVVYDGAGDDKIYLSAADDLVYGGSGTNYIYGDTDNDSLDAKKHTGEDTVSYEEVQSFGTSEVELLRTEGVLTPEDGKKLSGNYEVKDENDVIIPNSLDIDMLASHKGVYVDLEGVHIDSLDIDVNGDGSIDENDKINAISKFANREERFTYDDDGYAVDTTIGKTITFISETPNAEVEDIAVVISPTAPSVASTQGVDETTTESYDITFQDLIAGQSVTIDGLTLTATDAISAADVAAAFESLVAGATEGNVVAGTWDGELSAEWASSEATDATVTFTSQTEKTDVEDITIASAGVSGVDTSAVDVTIAQGSSDIDTKQSEKATIVFKDLIDGQSLSIGGLTLTADGANISAANVAAGFANLSAGAIEGNSIENGTWSGELSSFSSGELESGLSSIQAIGYDIYEDIENINGSNYNDTIYGNDNKDNVLSGLGGNDTIDGRGGDNKLYGGDGFDTLISGSGKDFIDGGADTDTVSYVNMDDDKGVTVRLDRPNGEEEDYAGYYVDANGDYVAEPVDDGSFVIKDKIINVEDITGSKYNDTIYGSSSTNYIDGGEGDDRIFAGGGYDFIDGGAGSDWITYKPSDYDANVANPNFMQVFQGITVDLNASDFVMVKETTTGTLIDLIKNVEKISATDGADVIYGSNSADEEFWGWGGDDTLYGRGGNDILHGGSGDDHIRPGRGVDYSDGGSGVDFLHLYDDALRSKSVQQIRLSDEVGKVGTVQYSTDNGNNWNDGYLTPESHNNNSEYDSDIFNIDNLSKADNIEGLHGSYYDDYIIGNSQDNRFIAHNGDDEIYGMDGDDFIRGGNGKDIIYGGDGDDILYGDGDDDIIEGGDGDDTIYGHSVHNKNATNNDTIDGGTGNNTLNYNSSAYAFVLDMSDVVDDYATVDFSASLPTSHSQNNTGDANSFNDKIKNIQNIHGSRGADHITGDDSANIINGWWGADTIYGGAGNDILYGGVHVDIIYGGDGDDYINLDQYSDTDERVHGQHNEYAYGGAGDDTIVSQGGSDYLYGEAGDDTFIVNYRPHELHGGTGRDTLTLGDTYLYLRNSDIQGLEELNVGSGRTYFNRDQFFDDNAFDKITGDDNSQLFIYGSNGVDDNYDLSSLDLSGYSGMLNFYAYNGTDSLKIGANQDINMNEYYYNTFEEIEVGANSSLNIEAYADNGRSYYVHRDFSNVDVSSDINVTGGAGNDTFYANYEALLAGKLNIDGGNGSDIVDLRTTQTNSSTINLNDAGMFSNIETLRLTNNDTRTNDIEIDAEVMRSWFNGDEFTLDLYNNTQGDKVIINNTKGDDMTGFEIGQTYDITLDDDSTFTMQVV from the coding sequence ATGTCACTAGATTTAAACAGCACAAGCATAGAGTATAAAGACAAAAAAGTTATTATAAAGAGTATTCCTAAAGATGGGGAAAATATATCTGTTTTTATGAGACCTGGAGATGAAGTAGTTTTTGATATAGAGGGTTTTGACTCTGATGCGCTAGAGTATATTTTGGTAGGTGGAGATATTGTTGTCTCATTTGCTAATGAGGGCGTTCTTACCTTTCCATCTCTTGGTCTGATGGGCTTTAGTAGTAATCCTCCACAATTTAGTCTTGGTGGCAATAAATCCATCTCAGTCGATAATATTTTATCAAAAATTCAAGAGATAAATGAACTACCTATCACCTCAGTAGATGCAAGCTTTACAGTTACTACAAGTAACAAAGATGAAGATGAAGTACCACTATACAACCAAGAAGATAGAGTGGATGAGGCAGACAATGGAAGCGGGACAGGTCAGGCTCAAGTTATTGTAATTCCACAAACACAATCTTTCTCAGATACACAATCAAAAAGAGAGAACTTTACTCACACTGAGCAAAATGATGCTATCTCTAATTTTACCTCAAATCTAGAATCTACATCTAGGAGCACACCACCACAAAGTGCATATACAAACCCTTATAGTAGATACACAAGACCAAACGATTTTGATGCATATAAACCTGATGAAGAGATGATTCCAAAACCTGATGAAGAGATGATTCCAAAGCCTGATGAAGAGATGATTCCAAAGCCTGATGAAGAGATGATTCCAAAGCCTGATGAAGAGATGATGCCTGAAAATGATTTTACGGACTACTTTCCTGAAAATGATTTTGATGGATATGGCGATGGAGATGGGGATGGCGAGGGAGAAGGAGTTCCGAATTTTGGGTTTAAAGCAACAGCGCATCAAGTTAGATATAGCGAGACGACAAATGACGAAGGACAGGTTGAAATTTTAGGTGGTGGTGGGAGTGTTCTTGGGTATGAAAATGCTTCTATAACCAATCAGTTTGAACCAGAAACAATAGACATGAGTGCAAGAAGTGAAGACATGGTCATAAGAGCGGAAGACTTCACCTATTTTAGCGATACACCATCAAGCCTTACAGGCATAAATAATATAACTTTTAAAGACCTTAGCAAAGGACAATCAGTCACTGTTGATGGATTGAAATTAACTGCAACTGATGAAATTAGTGCAGCTGAGATTGCAACCGCTTTTGCCTCTTTAAGCGCTGGTGCAACTACTGGAAATGTTGTAACAAATGGTGATTGGAGTGGTGCACTATCAACTGGATGGAGTTCAGACCCTCTTTTACTCAACACTGTTACATTTACAAGTCAAACCCCAACGGAAGATGTTATAGACCTAACTGTTAGCGATTCCCAAGAAGCAACAGCTCCAACACTCGTAACAGTTCTTGATAAACAAGGCAATGAAACTACAACAGAAACATATACCATAACATTTAAAGACTTAGTTGCTGGGCAATCAGTTACTATCGATGGATTAACACTGACTGCTACTGATAATATTAGTGCAGCCGAAGTTGCAGCCGCCTTTGCCTCTATAGATGCTAGTGGTACTGGAAATAGTATTGCTGGCGGTTTTTGGGATGGTGCGTTATCTGCTGATTGGGCTTCTGGCGTAGCTGTTGCTGCTAATAGTGCTGTTACTTTTAAAAGTACAGAAGAAAATAGTGATATTTCTGCTTTTGAAGCAAACTCAGCAGGGTTAACAATCGACGCACCTGACGATCTTGAGATAGTAGCTACTCAAGGAGTTGATGAAACTACAACGGAGAGCTATGATATTACATTTCAAGATTTGATAGCTGGTCAATCAGTAACTATAGATGGATTGACACTTACTGCAACTGATGCAATTAGCGCAGCTGATGTTGCGGCTGCTTTTGAATCTCTAGTTGCAGGAGCTACAGAGGGAAATGTTGTAGCTGGTACATGGGATGGAGAATTGTCTGCTGAGTGGGCTTCTAGTGAAGCAACTGATGCAACTGTAACTTTTACAAGTCAAACCGAAAAAACTGATGTCCAAGACTTAGTTACAACCTCTAAAGGCTCAACAATTAACACAGCACAAGAGATAGAAGTTACATCTTCACAAGATAAAGAAGATGCTTATCTCTCAAGAGTATTGCGTTTTGAGCCTCAGATGCCTGAGGGTTTTTATGTTGATAGTTTTTCGATAGAGGGGCTTCCAACAGGCGTTACAATCTTAGATAAAGACGCTAATGAAATAACAGGTTCTAATATCACAAGAGATAATATGCTTTTTAAAAATGAACTGGGTGAAGTTATAGAGTATGACAGCGTTGACTTTTTGACTAGCTTTAAAAGTTTAGAGTTTACTATAAAATATCCAAACGATATATCAGATCCATTTAATGCCTCTATAACTGCCAACTATAAAGTAGATGAAGCTTACGCTCATAGTGTAACAGAGCCTGAAGAGTCTTATACAAATGAGTACACTTTTGCACTAAAAGATATAACATCTGCATCTGATTATACATACAATAAGAGTGATTTTAAAAATGGCTTAGATGAGGGGTTTATCTTATCAAAAGAACCAAACTATAACATCATAAAAGATGGTAGTGGCGATAGCACTATATATGGTGGTACTGTAAGGGATGTTGTTTATGATGGTGCAGGAGATGATAAAATCTATCTTAGTGCAGCAGATGACTTAGTCTATGGTGGAAGTGGTACAAACTATATCTATGGTGATACAGATAATGACTCTCTTGATGCAAAAAAACATACAGGTGAAGATACTGTTAGTTATGAAGAGGTACAAAGTTTTGGAACTAGCGAAGTTGAGTTGCTTCGTACAGAAGGAGTTCTTACTCCAGAAGATGGTAAGAAACTAAGTGGTAATTACGAAGTTAAGGATGAAAATGATGTTATTATCCCAAACTCTTTAGATATAGATATGTTAGCTTCTCATAAGGGAGTGTATGTTGATTTGGAGGGTGTTCATATAGACTCTCTTGATATTGATGTAAATGGAGATGGATCTATTGATGAAAACGATAAAATAAACGCAATCTCAAAATTTGCTAATAGAGAGGAAAGGTTTACCTATGACGATGATGGGTATGCAGTTGACACTACAATAGGTAAAACTATAACTTTTATAAGCGAAACTCCAAATGCAGAGGTTGAGGATATTGCTGTTGTTATATCTCCTACAGCACCTAGTGTTGCATCTACTCAAGGAGTTGATGAAACTACAACAGAGAGCTATGATATTACATTTCAAGATTTGATAGCTGGTCAATCAGTAACTATAGATGGATTGACACTTACTGCAACTGATGCAATTAGCGCAGCTGATGTTGCGGCTGCTTTTGAATCTCTAGTTGCAGGAGCTACAGAGGGAAATGTTGTAGCTGGTACATGGGATGGAGAATTGTCTGCTGAGTGGGCTTCTAGTGAAGCAACTGATGCAACTGTAACTTTTACAAGTCAAACCGAAAAAACTGATGTTGAGGATATAACTATAGCATCAGCAGGTGTTAGTGGTGTTGATACTTCGGCTGTTGATGTTACTATCGCTCAAGGTAGTAGTGATATTGATACAAAACAGAGTGAAAAAGCAACTATTGTTTTTAAAGATCTCATAGATGGACAGTCACTCAGTATTGGTGGACTGACACTAACTGCAGATGGTGCTAATATTAGTGCAGCTAATGTTGCGGCAGGATTTGCTAATCTGAGTGCTGGTGCAATAGAAGGAAATAGTATAGAAAATGGCACTTGGAGCGGTGAGCTTAGCTCTTTTTCATCAGGAGAATTAGAGAGTGGTTTATCTAGCATTCAAGCAATAGGTTATGATATTTACGAAGATATAGAAAATATAAATGGAAGCAATTACAACGATACTATTTATGGAAATGATAATAAGGACAATGTTTTATCAGGGCTTGGCGGAAACGATACAATAGATGGTAGAGGTGGAGATAACAAACTATATGGTGGAGATGGCTTTGACACACTTATCTCAGGTAGTGGCAAAGACTTTATAGATGGTGGGGCTGATACCGATACTGTAAGTTATGTCAATATGGATGATGACAAAGGTGTTACTGTTAGGCTTGACAGACCAAATGGTGAAGAAGAAGACTATGCTGGATACTATGTTGATGCTAATGGGGATTATGTTGCAGAACCTGTTGATGATGGTAGTTTTGTTATAAAAGATAAGATAATAAATGTAGAGGATATCACAGGCTCTAAATATAACGACACTATCTATGGTAGCTCAAGCACAAACTACATTGATGGTGGAGAAGGAGATGATCGTATATTTGCAGGTGGAGGATACGATTTTATAGATGGTGGAGCTGGAAGTGACTGGATAACATATAAACCATCAGATTATGACGCAAATGTAGCCAATCCTAACTTTATGCAAGTATTTCAAGGTATTACTGTTGATTTAAATGCTTCTGATTTTGTTATGGTAAAAGAGACAACAACAGGTACACTAATAGACTTGATAAAGAATGTAGAGAAGATAAGTGCAACTGATGGAGCTGATGTAATATATGGTTCAAACAGTGCTGATGAAGAGTTTTGGGGTTGGGGTGGTGATGATACGCTATATGGTAGAGGTGGAAATGATATACTTCATGGTGGAAGCGGAGATGATCATATCAGACCAGGCAGGGGAGTAGATTATAGTGATGGTGGTTCAGGAGTTGACTTTTTGCATCTTTATGACGATGCGCTAAGAAGTAAAAGTGTACAGCAGATTAGATTAAGTGATGAAGTAGGTAAAGTCGGAACTGTTCAGTATTCTACAGATAATGGAAATAATTGGAATGATGGATATTTAACTCCTGAGAGTCATAACAATAATAGTGAATATGATAGCGACATATTTAATATAGATAACTTAAGCAAAGCTGACAATATAGAAGGACTTCACGGTTCATATTATGATGACTATATTATTGGTAACTCTCAAGATAACCGCTTTATCGCTCATAATGGAGACGATGAGATATATGGAATGGACGGAGATGACTTTATAAGAGGTGGTAATGGAAAGGACATTATTTACGGTGGAGATGGAGATGATATTCTCTATGGAGATGGAGATGATGATATTATCGAAGGTGGAGATGGAGATGATACTATCTATGGTCACTCAGTTCATAATAAAAATGCTACAAACAATGATACCATTGATGGAGGAACAGGTAACAATACTTTAAACTATAACTCATCTGCCTACGCTTTTGTTTTAGATATGAGTGATGTTGTTGATGACTATGCTACTGTTGACTTCTCTGCGTCACTGCCAACCTCACACTCACAAAATAATACTGGAGATGCTAATTCCTTTAATGACAAAATTAAAAATATTCAAAACATACATGGAAGTAGAGGCGCAGATCATATTACAGGTGATGATAGTGCAAATATCATAAATGGTTGGTGGGGTGCAGATACCATATATGGTGGAGCTGGAAATGATATACTTTATGGTGGTGTGCATGTAGACATTATATATGGCGGAGATGGAGATGACTACATAAATCTTGACCAATACTCAGATACAGATGAGAGAGTCCATGGACAGCATAATGAATATGCCTATGGTGGAGCAGGAGACGACACTATAGTCTCTCAAGGTGGAAGTGATTACTTATATGGTGAAGCAGGAGATGATACTTTTATAGTTAACTACAGACCTCATGAACTACACGGTGGAACTGGTAGAGATACTTTAACCTTGGGTGATACTTATCTATATCTTAGAAATAGTGACATTCAAGGTCTAGAAGAGTTAAATGTAGGCTCAGGAAGGACATACTTTAATCGTGATCAGTTTTTTGATGACAATGCTTTTGACAAAATAACAGGAGATGATAACTCTCAACTTTTTATCTACGGTAGCAACGGAGTTGATGATAATTATGATTTAAGTAGTCTTGACTTAAGTGGATATAGTGGTATGCTTAACTTTTACGCTTATAACGGAACAGATAGTTTAAAAATAGGGGCAAATCAAGATATAAACATGAACGAATACTACTACAATACTTTTGAAGAAATTGAAGTTGGTGCAAATTCAAGCTTAAATATCGAGGCGTATGCTGATAATGGGCGATCATATTATGTGCATAGGGATTTTAGCAATGTAGATGTCAGCAGTGATATAAATGTTACTGGTGGAGCTGGAAATGACACTTTTTATGCTAACTATGAAGCTCTTTTAGCAGGAAAGTTAAATATTGATGGTGGAAATGGTAGTGATATAGTTGATTTAAGAACAACTCAAACAAACAGTAGTACTATAAATCTTAATGATGCTGGTATGTTTAGCAATATTGAGACACTAAGACTTACAAATAATGATACTAGAACAAATGATATAGAAATTGATGCTGAAGTTATGAGAAGTTGGTTTAATGGAGATGAATTTACTCTTGATTTATATAATAATACACAAGGTGATAAAGTTATAATCAACAATACTAAAGGTGATGATATGACAGGTTTTGAGATAGGCCAAACTTATGACATCACTTTAGATGATGATAGCACCTTTACAATGCAAGTAGTTTAA
- a CDS encoding HDOD domain-containing protein: protein MNNDILAEIDSLPPLPQTVIHIEEYKNKEDKSPKELAEIIGKDPLILSTLLKVSNSAMFGFKKRIETSQMAVSLLGVNFTISLALGSAIKNLVETSLEPYGADSEKFLETAGQAIIMASKLANEIDPELRDRLLLPTFLLETGKFVISRVIKEKDQVDEFYAEVKESTNIAEIEKKYIGVSTSMVTAAMFEKWGLSQTLIDDIKYVDEPSSPENKSLLVSQIIHIANKVCSLVHPFKEESIKEAIEYARANDLKPDELEKIINGMKAKLEE, encoded by the coding sequence ATGAATAACGATATTTTAGCTGAAATAGACTCTCTTCCACCTCTGCCACAAACAGTGATACATATAGAAGAGTATAAAAATAAAGAAGATAAATCCCCAAAAGAGTTGGCAGAGATCATAGGCAAAGACCCACTAATCTTATCGACACTTCTAAAAGTTTCAAACTCAGCTATGTTTGGCTTTAAAAAACGCATAGAGACCTCACAGATGGCAGTTAGCCTTTTAGGAGTTAATTTCACTATCTCTTTAGCACTTGGAAGTGCTATAAAAAATCTCGTAGAGACTTCACTAGAGCCATATGGTGCTGACTCAGAGAAGTTTTTAGAAACTGCAGGACAGGCTATTATTATGGCATCTAAGCTTGCTAATGAGATAGACCCAGAGCTTAGAGATAGACTTCTACTTCCTACTTTTTTACTTGAGACTGGTAAGTTTGTCATCTCTAGAGTTATAAAAGAAAAAGATCAAGTAGATGAATTTTATGCAGAGGTAAAGGAGAGTACAAATATCGCAGAAATAGAGAAAAAGTATATAGGCGTATCTACATCTATGGTAACTGCGGCTATGTTTGAGAAGTGGGGACTCTCTCAAACTCTTATAGATGACATAAAGTATGTAGATGAACCATCAAGTCCTGAAAATAAAAGTTTGCTAGTATCTCAAATCATCCATATTGCAAACAAAGTTTGTAGCCTCGTTCATCCTTTTAAAGAGGAGTCGATAAAAGAGGCGATAGAGTATGCTAGAGCAAATGACTTAAAGCCAGATGAGTTAGAAAAAATCATCAATGGGATGAAAGCGAAGCTAGAAGAGTAG
- a CDS encoding tetratricopeptide repeat protein — MKLIFASMLFFSTLWANPSLELYKKEARENNASAMFSLGLVYFSGDGVKQDYKTAFHWYKKAAKVGDLKALNNLAYMYEHGLWVEKDNSLAQEYYERAAKAGLVEAQLNLGLFYENNPTPSNMQKAYYWYKKAAESGDRVAQNNLAKLYYFGNGVRENLQKAFFWFQEAAWADDALAQYNLAMMYYKSEYVSYDAQKTLFWLERSAKNGSNHAQSKLGDLYTEGIIVDKNLKIAFEWYKRAANNGFLRAIYQVGVFYFYGHGVEVDKLKAKEWLSKAHNQGYEDATRFMERNSLL; from the coding sequence ATGAAGCTTATCTTTGCATCTATGCTTTTTTTCTCTACACTTTGGGCAAATCCTTCGCTAGAGTTGTATAAAAAAGAAGCTAGAGAGAACAATGCTAGTGCTATGTTTAGTTTAGGCCTAGTTTACTTTAGTGGAGATGGAGTTAAACAAGACTATAAAACGGCTTTTCATTGGTACAAAAAAGCAGCAAAGGTTGGGGATTTAAAAGCACTAAATAACTTAGCATATATGTATGAACACGGATTATGGGTTGAAAAAGACAACTCTTTAGCACAAGAGTATTATGAGAGAGCTGCAAAGGCTGGACTTGTAGAAGCACAGCTAAATCTAGGACTTTTTTACGAGAACAACCCTACCCCTTCAAACATGCAAAAGGCTTACTACTGGTACAAAAAAGCAGCAGAGAGTGGAGATAGAGTTGCTCAAAATAACTTGGCAAAGCTATACTACTTTGGAAATGGAGTAAGAGAAAATCTGCAAAAAGCATTTTTCTGGTTTCAAGAAGCTGCCTGGGCTGATGATGCACTAGCGCAGTACAACCTAGCCATGATGTACTACAAATCTGAGTATGTCTCTTATGACGCTCAAAAGACACTCTTTTGGCTTGAGAGAAGTGCCAAAAATGGTAGTAATCATGCCCAGAGCAAACTCGGTGATTTGTATACTGAGGGAATTATAGTTGATAAAAATCTTAAAATTGCATTTGAATGGTATAAAAGAGCTGCAAATAATGGTTTTTTAAGAGCCATCTATCAAGTTGGTGTTTTTTACTTTTATGGTCATGGAGTAGAAGTTGACAAACTAAAAGCAAAAGAGTGGTTAAGCAAAGCTCATAACCAAGGTTATGAAGATGCTACTAGATTTATGGAGCGAAACTCTTTGTTGTAA
- a CDS encoding EAL domain-containing protein has translation MKTLVYIIAFLIVTFAISSNLYKEHIEARELARASLDEAMLKSRLLQITKDSIEQNNLELFKNAIYILRQTSSSLVDAKLELKDYTFSDKTLLDKVYLKESDWFVSDVTIDVNIAEIDIIDTGLYKITLADDKKELHSVNIKFQAIKDSVIKDFLVPLEIKTEFLQNGDSYSTTTLQKIDKDKFSLWISYENSFDKESLDAKLDAFMLALGTLLFIITLFAYLIYRFVIYKSLKASMGNLNAYLTNVLKGKMLNFKEQKTNFKELDILSQNTIELSKKFINTTNDLTVSRDIIYQKERSDELTGLPNKKSFENDLKYMFISNREGYVIYLKIDKIGIFTKNHGPEIVNSLIEDFAKTVQHYFNSSRERDGAIYRFFGGEFSILLYEKNIQNVESFLEEILTLIDKLVDKYYFFDRSIYFGAVPFDQYGTIESNIQSAQEAYESALTQKSKFYHIVDFKQQAESMKKLEGSIKDIIKRNDFVLQYLYDTVEFGEEPKTLIQEISPLIIDSFTFENIPTGKFISVAERLGVVTEFDKALIIKALEQIELGEIEHQIGIVLSVSTITNKLFISWLEEMSKENKFMQKIIFTSPSYSVASNFEEFSRFYSILKELNIGSMIKKYDPTDLNLDSLKDLKPTYLKLDRSFCQDFKKDSIKHSVVKQIIEFSHEHNIKVIGDSLKSRQDYLAFEMLGVYGTSS, from the coding sequence ATGAAAACCTTGGTATATATCATAGCTTTTTTGATTGTTACTTTTGCAATATCTTCTAATTTGTACAAAGAGCACATAGAAGCTAGGGAGCTTGCAAGAGCATCATTAGATGAAGCTATGCTAAAGTCAAGGTTACTACAAATTACTAAAGACTCCATAGAGCAAAACAACCTTGAGCTATTTAAAAATGCTATATATATTTTACGACAAACTTCATCATCCTTAGTCGATGCAAAGCTAGAGCTAAAAGACTACACTTTTAGTGATAAAACACTTCTTGATAAAGTCTATCTTAAAGAGAGTGATTGGTTTGTTAGTGATGTTACAATAGACGTAAATATAGCAGAGATAGACATAATTGACACAGGACTTTACAAAATAACACTAGCTGATGATAAAAAGGAGTTACATAGTGTAAATATAAAATTTCAAGCCATAAAAGATAGTGTTATAAAAGATTTCTTAGTTCCTCTTGAGATAAAAACTGAGTTTTTGCAAAATGGTGATTCTTACTCAACGACAACGCTTCAAAAGATAGATAAAGATAAATTTTCTCTTTGGATCTCATATGAAAATAGTTTTGATAAAGAGTCCTTAGATGCAAAACTAGATGCTTTTATGTTAGCACTTGGCACACTCCTTTTCATCATAACTCTTTTTGCTTACTTGATTTATAGATTTGTTATATATAAGAGCTTAAAAGCTTCAATGGGCAACTTAAATGCCTATCTTACAAATGTGCTAAAAGGCAAGATGCTTAACTTTAAAGAGCAAAAGACTAACTTCAAAGAGCTTGATATTTTAAGCCAAAACACTATCGAGCTTAGCAAGAAGTTTATAAATACAACAAATGACTTAACTGTTAGTAGAGATATCATCTATCAAAAAGAGCGAAGTGATGAGTTAACAGGACTTCCAAACAAAAAATCCTTTGAAAATGATCTCAAATATATGTTTATCTCAAATAGAGAAGGTTATGTTATCTACTTAAAGATTGACAAGATTGGTATCTTTACCAAAAACCATGGACCTGAGATTGTAAACTCACTTATAGAAGATTTTGCAAAGACCGTGCAGCACTACTTTAATAGTTCAAGAGAGAGAGATGGTGCCATCTACAGGTTCTTTGGTGGAGAATTTTCTATACTTTTATATGAAAAAAACATACAAAATGTAGAGAGTTTTTTAGAAGAAATACTAACACTCATAGATAAACTAGTAGATAAATACTACTTCTTTGACCGCTCCATCTACTTTGGTGCAGTCCCTTTTGACCAATATGGAACAATAGAGTCAAACATACAAAGTGCTCAAGAAGCCTATGAGAGTGCACTTACGCAAAAGAGTAAGTTCTACCATATAGTTGACTTTAAACAACAAGCAGAATCTATGAAAAAATTAGAAGGAAGTATCAAAGATATCATCAAAAGAAATGACTTTGTACTACAATATCTTTATGATACAGTTGAGTTTGGAGAAGAACCAAAAACTCTTATCCAAGAGATATCACCTCTTATTATAGATAGTTTTACTTTTGAGAATATCCCAACAGGAAAGTTTATCTCAGTGGCTGAGAGACTTGGTGTTGTGACTGAGTTTGACAAAGCACTCATCATAAAAGCATTAGAGCAGATAGAATTAGGAGAGATTGAGCATCAAATAGGTATAGTTCTATCAGTCTCGACTATAACAAATAAACTCTTTATCTCCTGGCTAGAAGAGATGTCTAAAGAGAATAAGTTTATGCAAAAAATTATCTTTACCTCACCTAGTTACAGCGTAGCTAGTAATTTTGAAGAGTTTAGCAGGTTCTACAGCATATTAAAAGAGTTAAACATAGGGTCTATGATTAAAAAATACGACCCAACAGACTTAAATCTTGATAGCCTAAAAGATTTAAAACCAACATACTTAAAACTAGATAGAAGCTTTTGTCAAGACTTTAAAAAAGACAGTATAAAACACAGTGTAGTAAAACAGATCATAGAGTTCTCTCATGAGCATAACATCAAAGTTATAGGTGACTCACTAAAGAGCAGACAAGACTATCTTGCATTTGAGATGCTAGGTGTCTATGGAACTTCAAGCTAG